In one Brassica oleracea var. oleracea cultivar TO1000 chromosome C9, BOL, whole genome shotgun sequence genomic region, the following are encoded:
- the LOC106313185 gene encoding E3 ubiquitin-protein ligase MBR2-like, producing MQEERAILGFLSEAFNFELGSSTSIDAVTDHWDHIHSLGDNDLHDYMIANPEPSHEEQHDLHSEASSSGTKNEAASSHSEQRRNEIIDLDSDSEQQPSAPNQHVQNSNSPALSIPPVSRNMLPPFQWTEVSLAAGSSTSTVPPVERNLHLDETRPRSIPESPLFIPAPELRNATSGDLNVASAVSRTGSATGVQPPSYQNLPHQQRRRSELARRSLISSFAGSDDHPTLHASPDGLVLQPGGDRQGDSVAGAHHSFRALAAASRGRSSRLTVSQMQNILDVMRRDPNHNLRLEDVMLLNQSLLFDGAAGMDDRYRDMRLDVDNMSYEELLALEERIGDVCTGVNEETISNRLKQRKFKSSTKSPQDAEPCCICQEEYSEGEDMGTLECGHDFHSQCIKEWLKQKNLCPICKTTGLNTAKRRKIG from the exons ACAGATCATTGGGATCACATTCACAGTCTCGGTGATAACGACTTGCACGATTACATGATTGCGAATCCCGAACCAAGTCACGAGGAGCAACATGATTTACATAGCGAGGCTAGCTCTAGTGGCACCAAGAATGAAGCAGCTTCCAGTCACAGTGAGCAACGAAGAAATGAAATAATTGATTTAGACTCAGATTCTGAACAACAACCATCTGCCCCCAATCAACATGTTCAGAACTCAAACTCTCCTGCTCTTAGCATACCACCTGTTTCAAGGAATATGCTACCACCGTTTCAGTGGACGGAGGTCTCACTCGCGGCTGGATCATCAACCTCTACTGTACCACCTGTTGAGAGAAACCTTCATTTAGATGAAACCAGGCCAAGAAGCATACCAGAGAGTCCCTTGTTTATTCCAGCTCCTGAACTTAGGAATGCAACAAGTGGAGACCTGAATGTTGCATCAGCAGTATCTAGGACAGGCTCAGCGACAGGTGTTCAACCACCGTCTTACCAGAACTTGCCACACCAGCAGAGAAGAAGATCCGAGCTAGCCCGTAGGTCATTGATATCTTCCTTCGCAGGATCTGATGATCATCCAACACTTCATGCCTCTCCGGATGGGCTTGTGCTTCAGCCTGGTGGTGATAGACAAGGGGATAGTGTGGCTGGGGCTCATCATTCTTTTCGTGCCTTGGCAGCTGCAAGCAGAGGAAGAAGCAGCAGACTCACGGTGTCACAG ATGCAGAACATCTTGGATGTCATGCGTAGGGATCCGAATCATAACTTGCGGCTCGAG GACGTTATGCTTCTAAACCAGTCATTGCTGTTTGATGGGGCTGCTGGTATGGATGATCGTTATAGAGACATGCGACTTGATGTAGACAACATGTCATATGAG GAACTGTTGGCACTAGAAGAGCGTATTGGAGATGTTTGCACGGGTGTAAACGAAGAAACCATATCAAACCGGTTGAAGCAGCGTAAATTCAAAAGCAGCACAAAATCTCCACAAGATGCAGAGCCATGCTGTATTTGTCAG GAGGAATACAGTGAAGGAGAAGACATGGGGACGTTAGAATGTGGGCATGATTTCCATAGCCAATGCATAAAAGAATGGCTGAAACAGAAGAATCTTTGCCCAATTTGCAAGACGACAGGCTTGAACACCGCAAAAAGGCGGAAAATAGGATGA